The Kosakonia sp. SMBL-WEM22 sequence GGTCTTTCACCAGCCCGCCTGGGCTCATGATCGCCTCGCCTTTCGGGTGCACCGCCATCGCTTCGCTAAACAGATTATTGAAGCTGAAGCCGACATGTTTCATCACCATAAAGGCCATAAAACTGGCACCGAACAGCAGCAGTACGGCTTTGATGATCTGCACCCAGGTGGTGGCGAGCATGCCGCCGAACAGCACATACATCACCATCAGCACGCCAACCAGCACCACCGCGATGTGGTAGTTCAGGCCGAACAGCAGCTGGATAAGTTTGCCCGCGCCGACCATCTGCGCAATCAGATAGAGCGCCACCACCACCAGCGAACCGCAGGCAGAGAGGATTCGAATCGGCCCCTGCTTCAGGCGATAGGAGGCGACATCGGCAAAGGTGTAGCGCCCGAGGTTACGCAGCCGTTCGGCAATCAGGAAGAGGATAATCGGCCAGCCGACCAGAAAGCCGAGGGAGTAGATCAGCCCATCGTAGCCGGAGGTGTAGACAAGCGCGGAGATGCCGAGGAACGAGGCGGCAGACATAAAGTCGCCTGCAATCGCCAGCCCATTCTGGAAACCGGTGATATTGCCGCCCGCCGTATAGTAATCGTTGCGCGAGCGGACGCGTTTGGACGCCCAGTAGGTGATATAGAGGGTCAGCACGACGAAAATCAGGAACATGATAATCGCCTGCCAGTTGGTCGGCTGGCGCTGTACCGCGCCGGTAAGGGCATCAGCGGCGCTTGCCGCCAGCGGAAGTGTGGCGGCAAGCGCCGTCAGGACTCTCTTCATGGCGCTTTTACCTCGCTCAGTACCGCCCGGGTCAACCGTTCAAACTCACTGTTGGCGCGCCAGACATAGACCGCCGTCAGCACGAACGAAATCAAAATCACGCCGATACCAATCGGAATGCCGCGCGTGACGGTGGTGCCCGCATGCAGCGGCGTACCGAGCCAGTGCGGGGCAAAAGCGATAAGCAGGATAAAGCCGACGTAGATAATCAGCATAAGGATGGATAAGAGAAAGGCAAACCGTTGCCGTTTTTCAACTAACTCCCTGAAATGAACACTGTTTTCTATCCGCTGATAAACGGGATTTTCATTCATTACAGAAATCTCCAGAGGTAAGTAATGCCAGCAAATGTAGGGTTGGTAGAGTGACATTTCTTTGCCGGATGGCGACGCAACGCCTCTTAACCGGCCTACAACCCGCAGGGGGCTTATGTAGGCCGGATAAGGCGTCAGCCGCCATCCGGCGTAATGATTACCTTCAAAGCCAGCCGGATAACGAGGTCCATCGCATCCGGCCCAGGGTTACGACGGCATGGTAATGGACTGCTTCTCTTCGAGCAGTTTCTCCACTACGCCCGGATCGGCGAGGGTTGAGGTATCGCCAAGGTTGCTGGTATCGCCAGCGGCAATCTTGCGCAAAATGCGGCGCATGATCTTGCCGGAGCGGGTTTTTGGCAGTGAGTCGGTCCAGTGCAGCACATCCGGCGTCGCCAGCGGGCCAATCTCTTTACGCACCCAGTTACGCACATCGGTATAGAGCTCCGGCGACGGCTCTTCGCCGTGATTGAGCGTCACGTAAGCGTAGATCGCCTGGCCTTTGATGTTGTGCGGAATACCGACCACCGCCGCTTCGGCGATTTTCGGGTGCGACACCAGCGCCGACTCAATCTCCGCCGTGCCGAGACGGTGGCCGGAGACGTTGAGCACATCGTCCACGCGCCCGGTGATCCAGTAGTAGCCATCCTCATCCCGGCGCGCGCCGTCGCCGCTGAAGTACATATTTTTGAAGGTGGAGAAGTAGGTCTGCTCAAAGCGGTCGTGATCGCCAAACAGCGTCCGCGCCTGGCCAGGCCACGAATCGGTGATCACCAGGTTACCCTCGGTCGCGCCCTCAAGCGGATTGCCTTCGTTATCAACCAGCGCAGGCTGTACGCCAAAGAAGGGGCGGGTGGCGGAACCGGCTTTCAACTGGGTCGCGCCGGGCAGCGGAGTGATCATAAAACCGCCGGTTTCCGTCTGCCACCAGGTGTCCATCACCGGGCATTTGCCGTTACCGATTTTTGACCAGTACCACTCCCAGGCTTCCGGGTTGATCGGCTCGCCGACGGAACCCAAAATGCGCAGCGACGAACGGTCAGTGCCGGTAATGGCTTTATCCCCTTCCGCCATCAGGGCGCGGATCGCCGTCGGCGCGGTGTAGAGAATATTGACCTTATGCTTATCCACCACCTGGCTCATGCGCGCCGGGGTCGGCCAGTTCGGCACCCCTTCAAACATCAGCGTGATGGCACCACAGGCCAGCGGGCCGTAGAGCAGATAGCTGTGGCCGGTGACCCAGCCGACATCCGCCGTACACCAGTAGACGTCGCCAGGGTGGTAATCAAACACATATTTAAAGGTGGTTGCCGCATAGACCAGATAGCCGCCGGTGGTGTGCAGCACCCCTTTCGGTTTACCGGTCGAGCCGGAGGTGTAGAGGATAAAAAGCGGATCTTCCGCGCCCACTTCCACAGCCTGATGCTCATCGCGGGCATTTGCCGTTAAGTCGCTCCACCAGAGATCGCGCCCCTCGTGCCACTCGATATTGCCGCCGGTGCGCTTGAATACCACCACATGCTCAACGCTTTTTACGTTGGGGTTTTTCAGCGCGTCATCGACGTTCTTCTTCAGCGGGATCGCGCGCCCGGCGCGTACGCCCTCATCGGCGGTGATCACTAAGCGCGAGCTGGAGTCGATAATCCGCCCGGCAACCGCTTCCGGCGAGAAGCCGCCGAAAATCACCGAGTGAACCGCGCCAATGCGCGCGCAAGCGAGCATCGCCACCGCCGCTTCCGGTACCATCGGCATATAGATCGCCACCACATCGCCTTTTTTAATGCCCAGATCCACCAGCACATTGGCAAAGCGGCAGACATCGCGGTGCAGTTCGCGGTAAGTAATGGTTTTGCTCTGGCTGGCGTCATCGCCTTCCCAGATAATCGCCGGCTGGTCGCCGCGCTCGGCGAGATGGCGATCGAGGCAGTTCGCGGCCAGGTTCAGGGTGCCATCCTGATACCAGTTGATAGAGATATTGCCGGGCGCGAAAGAGGTGTTCTTCACGGTGGTATAGGGTTTAATCCAGTCGAGGATTTTGCCCTCTTCGCCCCAGAAGGTCTCCGGGTCGCTAACGGACTGCTGATATTTGGCTTCATACTGCTGTGGATCGATCAGGCAACGCTCCGCAATGTTCGCGGGAATATCGTGTTTATGTATTTGGCTCATGGCGGTTGCTCTCCTTGTAAGATGTTAATAATATGTCACAAGAACGTTAATTGTAGGGCCTTTGCCTGCTTTGTTTATTATTTGCGCGATAGATCACGCATTAGGCAACGCAACTGCAAATTGGCAAAACCGTTTGTGCCGAACCTGAAAGGCGCTAAAAAGCACGCGGAGAGAGAAATTTCCTTCATAACAGTACGTTATGGAATAAGGCAATTTGATTACCGTGCTATTTGCTGGATAAAAGGTGAACAAGCGTAAGCACCTGAAAATAAACCACTGAACCAATAGGCTCTTAATAATTTTTGTCATGGATTATTCACTCTTTAAATAGAAAATCGCAGTGGAAATTTCGGTGTGGGATCGGTTGTACGACATTTCTGATGATTAAAAAGTGCGCAACCGAACAATTTCAGTGTATTAATTTCCAAAGTTAAATATTGGAATTACGCAGAGTGAAAAGTTTTCTATAACAAGTAGTTATTTTTCATAACTGGAATAAAAGACGGTTTTTCCTTAAAAAATCAGTCAAACCCCCTCCCGCTATAGGGTTGCGCGTTACACCTTGCAAATGGTACTGATAATGCGCGTTAAAAACCCCCGCAATACCGTGCAACGCAAATCATACCCTTTCAGTATGTGTCGTTCCTGTGCATGGAATGGCGCTTCATTGAGGATGTCTGTAGTGATGAAAAATATGAAAATCAGCCTGGCCTGGCAGATATTGCTGGCCCTGGTGCTGGGTATTCTTCTGGGTAGTTACTTGCATTATCAGAGCGACAGCCGGGAATGGCTGATTGCGAATTTCCTGTCTCCGGCGGGCGATATCTTTATTCACCTGATCAAAATGATCGTGGTGCCAATTGTCATCTCCACGCTGGTGGTGGGTATTGCAGGCGTTGGCGATGCGAAGCAGCTTGGTCGAATTGGCGCGAAAACCATTATCTATTTCGAAGTGATCACTACGGTTGCGATTGTGCTCGGCATTACGCTGGCCAACGTCTTCCAGCCGGGTGCGGGCATTGATATGTCGCAGCTGGCAACGGTGGATATTTCGAAATACCAAAGCACTACCGCGGATGTGCAGAGCCACGCCCACGGCGTGATGGGAACTATCCTGTCGCTGGTGCCGACAAACATTATCGCGTCGATGGCGAAAGGCGACATGCTGCCGATCATCTTCTTCTCGGTGCTGTTTGGTCTGGGTCTCTCTTCGCTGCCGGCAACGCACCGCGAACCGCTGGTGACCGTCTTCCGCTCCATTTCCGAAACCATGTTTAAAGTCACCCATATGGTGATGCGTTACGCGCCGGTCGGCGTCTTCGCCCTGATTTCGGTGACGGTCGCCAATTTTGGTTTCGCCTCGCTCTGGCCGCTGGCGAAGCTGGTGATCCTCGTTTATGTCGCGATTATCTTCTTTGCGCTGGTGGTGTTAGGTCTGGTGGCGCGCGTCTGCGGGCTGAGCGTCTGGACCTTAATCCGCATCCTGAAGGATGAGCTGATTCTGGCTTACTCCACCGCCAGCTCGGAAAGCGTGCTGCCGCGCATTATCGAAAAGATGGAAGCCTACGGCGCGCCGCCGTCGATCACCAGTTTCGTGGTGCCGACCGGTTACTCCTTCAACCTCGACGGCTCGACCCTTTACCAGAGCATCGCGGCCATCTTTATCGCCCAGCTTTACGGCATCGACCTGTCGCTGTGGCAG is a genomic window containing:
- a CDS encoding DUF485 domain-containing protein; this encodes MNENPVYQRIENSVHFRELVEKRQRFAFLLSILMLIIYVGFILLIAFAPHWLGTPLHAGTTVTRGIPIGIGVILISFVLTAVYVWRANSEFERLTRAVLSEVKAP
- the acs gene encoding acetate--CoA ligase, with product MSQIHKHDIPANIAERCLIDPQQYEAKYQQSVSDPETFWGEEGKILDWIKPYTTVKNTSFAPGNISINWYQDGTLNLAANCLDRHLAERGDQPAIIWEGDDASQSKTITYRELHRDVCRFANVLVDLGIKKGDVVAIYMPMVPEAAVAMLACARIGAVHSVIFGGFSPEAVAGRIIDSSSRLVITADEGVRAGRAIPLKKNVDDALKNPNVKSVEHVVVFKRTGGNIEWHEGRDLWWSDLTANARDEHQAVEVGAEDPLFILYTSGSTGKPKGVLHTTGGYLVYAATTFKYVFDYHPGDVYWCTADVGWVTGHSYLLYGPLACGAITLMFEGVPNWPTPARMSQVVDKHKVNILYTAPTAIRALMAEGDKAITGTDRSSLRILGSVGEPINPEAWEWYWSKIGNGKCPVMDTWWQTETGGFMITPLPGATQLKAGSATRPFFGVQPALVDNEGNPLEGATEGNLVITDSWPGQARTLFGDHDRFEQTYFSTFKNMYFSGDGARRDEDGYYWITGRVDDVLNVSGHRLGTAEIESALVSHPKIAEAAVVGIPHNIKGQAIYAYVTLNHGEEPSPELYTDVRNWVRKEIGPLATPDVLHWTDSLPKTRSGKIMRRILRKIAAGDTSNLGDTSTLADPGVVEKLLEEKQSITMPS
- the gltP gene encoding glutamate/aspartate:proton symporter GltP, whose product is MKNMKISLAWQILLALVLGILLGSYLHYQSDSREWLIANFLSPAGDIFIHLIKMIVVPIVISTLVVGIAGVGDAKQLGRIGAKTIIYFEVITTVAIVLGITLANVFQPGAGIDMSQLATVDISKYQSTTADVQSHAHGVMGTILSLVPTNIIASMAKGDMLPIIFFSVLFGLGLSSLPATHREPLVTVFRSISETMFKVTHMVMRYAPVGVFALISVTVANFGFASLWPLAKLVILVYVAIIFFALVVLGLVARVCGLSVWTLIRILKDELILAYSTASSESVLPRIIEKMEAYGAPPSITSFVVPTGYSFNLDGSTLYQSIAAIFIAQLYGIDLSLWQEIVLVLTLMVTSKGIAGVPGVSFVVLLATLGSVGIPLEGLAFIAGVDRILDMARTALNVVGNALAVLVIAKWEHQFDRKKAQAYEREMLGKFDKTAGQ